In a genomic window of Dyadobacter fermentans DSM 18053:
- a CDS encoding M20/M25/M40 family metallo-hydrolase, whose translation MRIFFHSLLLVMGAVQAFGQSVTPSPEIIRKHISYLASDKMKGRGTGSKENEKAAKYVAKQFKKYQLLPKGTDGYYQPFTAKIRRIVVPDSVREARNVIGFLDNGAQYTIVIGAHFDHLGLGRQGSSKADKPEGQIHNGADDNASGVAGLLELARYFCGNDKKEPYNFLFIAFGAEELGLVGSRYFVNNPTLPLAEINFMSNMDMIGRYDPNRGVGIGGYGTSAEWPVVFKDLKSDTKFFTDNAGSGGSDHGSFYAKQIPVLFFHTGGHDDYHKPTDDTEKIDVNAEAGILGIQIKLIENAMLLPKLSFTEVK comes from the coding sequence ATGAGAATCTTTTTTCACAGTCTGCTGCTCGTAATGGGCGCTGTGCAGGCATTTGGACAGTCCGTAACACCCTCACCGGAAATCATCCGCAAACACATTTCCTACCTAGCGTCCGATAAAATGAAGGGCCGCGGCACCGGCAGCAAGGAAAATGAAAAGGCCGCAAAATATGTGGCGAAACAATTCAAAAAGTACCAGCTTTTACCCAAAGGCACCGACGGTTACTACCAGCCTTTCACGGCGAAAATCAGACGCATAGTGGTCCCCGATAGTGTTCGCGAGGCCCGGAACGTGATCGGATTTCTCGACAACGGCGCGCAGTACACCATCGTGATAGGCGCTCATTTCGACCACCTTGGCCTCGGCCGGCAGGGCAGTTCGAAGGCCGACAAGCCCGAAGGCCAGATCCACAACGGCGCCGACGATAATGCCTCCGGCGTGGCCGGTTTGCTCGAACTGGCGCGGTATTTTTGCGGAAATGACAAAAAGGAACCCTATAATTTCCTTTTCATCGCATTCGGTGCGGAAGAACTGGGGCTCGTTGGCTCGCGTTATTTTGTCAATAACCCGACATTGCCTTTGGCTGAAATCAACTTTATGTCCAACATGGATATGATCGGTCGGTACGACCCTAACCGCGGCGTGGGCATTGGCGGCTATGGCACGAGTGCGGAATGGCCGGTCGTTTTTAAAGATCTAAAAAGCGATACGAAGTTTTTTACCGATAATGCCGGCAGCGGCGGCTCCGATCACGGTTCGTTTTATGCCAAACAAATCCCGGTGCTGTTTTTCCATACCGGCGGCCACGACGATTACCACAAGCCTACCGACGACACGGAGAAGATAGACGTGAATGCCGAGGCTGGTATCCTCGGGATTCAGATCAAACTCATTGAGAATGCGATGTTATTACCAAAACTCAGTTTTACAGAGGTTAAATAA
- the treA gene encoding alpha,alpha-trehalase TreA — protein MYGTLFRDVQCSHIFSDSKTFADAIPLEDPVLIIERYHREKHLPEFNMDTFIRGHFRMPAHIVCDFVSDRSEPVSEHVGKLWSVLTRQPENQERGGSLIPLPYPYVVPGGRFREIYYWDSYFTMLGLKESGRAELIENMLNNFAYLVDTLGFIPTANRTYYLSRSQPPFFSLMVRLFSDMEGKKVLKKYLPQMQKEYDYWMDGGHEPGEPFTAHRRVVHLPDGVVLNRYWDDKATPRPESYGEDTDLAREASEAHGTAPDELYRHIRAAAESGWDFSSRWFADETDFTSIHTTDILPIDLNCLMYHLEKTIAEAYLLSDNRRMHLLYEEKARQRNIAIQTYFWDESRHYYMDYDFKKRNFTKAITIAGTFPLFFKLAPKPHSHYVRAYIRLNFLKSGGLLTTMVRTGQQWDAPNGWAPLQWIAYKGLRNYNFHRTANELSDEWLSLIEKEFRHSGKMLEKYNVSDTNLLAGGGEYEIQEGFGWTNGVYLRMKNRKR, from the coding sequence TTGTACGGAACGCTATTCCGTGACGTGCAGTGCAGCCACATTTTCTCTGATTCCAAAACATTCGCCGATGCGATCCCATTGGAAGATCCGGTGCTGATTATCGAACGGTATCACCGCGAAAAGCACCTGCCCGAGTTCAATATGGACACCTTTATTCGGGGGCATTTCAGGATGCCGGCGCATATCGTGTGTGATTTTGTGTCCGACAGAAGCGAGCCTGTTTCCGAACATGTGGGCAAGCTCTGGTCGGTACTCACGCGCCAGCCCGAAAACCAGGAGCGCGGTGGCTCATTGATTCCCCTGCCTTACCCGTACGTGGTGCCGGGCGGGCGTTTCAGGGAAATATATTATTGGGACAGCTACTTTACCATGCTCGGGCTCAAAGAGTCGGGGCGGGCGGAGCTGATCGAGAATATGCTTAATAACTTCGCCTACCTGGTGGATACATTGGGCTTCATTCCGACGGCCAACCGGACTTACTACCTGAGCCGCTCGCAGCCCCCGTTCTTCTCGCTCATGGTGCGGCTGTTCAGCGATATGGAGGGTAAAAAAGTATTGAAAAAATACCTGCCGCAAATGCAGAAGGAGTACGACTACTGGATGGATGGCGGCCACGAGCCCGGCGAACCTTTCACAGCCCATCGCCGGGTGGTACATCTGCCCGACGGCGTGGTGCTGAACCGCTATTGGGACGATAAGGCGACGCCCCGGCCGGAATCGTACGGCGAGGACACCGACCTGGCACGCGAGGCCAGCGAGGCGCACGGCACCGCGCCCGACGAACTGTACCGGCACATCCGCGCCGCGGCCGAGTCGGGCTGGGATTTCAGCAGCCGCTGGTTTGCCGATGAAACAGATTTCACCAGCATTCACACGACGGACATCCTGCCGATCGACCTGAATTGCCTGATGTACCACCTCGAAAAGACCATCGCCGAGGCCTACCTGCTAAGCGACAATCGCCGGATGCATTTGCTTTACGAGGAAAAGGCGCGCCAGCGGAACATCGCCATTCAGACCTATTTCTGGGACGAATCCAGGCATTATTACATGGATTACGATTTCAAAAAAAGGAATTTTACCAAGGCGATCACCATTGCGGGTACTTTTCCATTGTTTTTCAAACTCGCCCCAAAACCGCATTCGCATTATGTGCGGGCATACATTCGTCTCAACTTTTTGAAATCGGGCGGGCTGCTCACCACCATGGTGCGTACCGGCCAGCAATGGGATGCCCCTAACGGCTGGGCTCCGCTGCAATGGATCGCCTACAAGGGATTGCGGAACTACAATTTCCACCGCACGGCCAATGAACTAAGCGACGAATGGCTCTCGCTCATCGAGAAAGAATTCAGGCATTCGGGCAAGATGCTCGAAAAATACAATGTATCCGACACGAACCTGCTTGCCGGCGGCGGTGAGTATGAAATCCAGGAAGGCTTTGGCTGGACCAACGGCGTGTATCTCCGGATGAAAAACAGAAAACGGTAG
- a CDS encoding PhzF family phenazine biosynthesis protein: protein MKLPIYQIDAFTDKLFGGNPAAVVPLEQWLPEETMLAIAAENNLAETAFYVPTESGFHIRWFTPAVEVDLCGHATLAAAYVIFNIQNYEGHSIQFESRSGVLTVDCKEDWLTLNFPVDQYHIAVPPPGLVESLKNTTLLEVYKGKTDYLVVVESEEVVKNLDFDIIILSTIPARGVIVTAAGDEVDFVSRFFAPQSGIDEDPVTGSAHTTLIPYWAEKLSKTKLNARQLSRRGGFLKCELDGERVFIGGQAKLYLKGEILVD, encoded by the coding sequence ATGAAACTTCCCATATACCAAATCGACGCTTTTACGGACAAGTTGTTTGGTGGAAACCCTGCCGCGGTAGTGCCTTTGGAACAATGGCTGCCCGAGGAAACGATGCTCGCCATCGCCGCTGAAAACAACCTTGCCGAAACCGCATTTTACGTCCCGACCGAGTCCGGATTCCACATCCGCTGGTTTACCCCTGCCGTTGAAGTGGACCTCTGCGGCCACGCCACGCTCGCGGCCGCTTATGTGATTTTTAATATTCAGAATTACGAAGGGCACTCGATCCAATTCGAATCGCGGAGCGGCGTGCTCACCGTCGATTGCAAGGAAGACTGGCTTACATTGAACTTCCCCGTGGATCAATACCACATCGCCGTGCCGCCTCCGGGGCTGGTAGAAAGCCTCAAAAACACAACGCTCCTGGAAGTATACAAAGGGAAAACCGACTATCTGGTCGTGGTTGAATCGGAAGAAGTGGTTAAGAACCTTGATTTTGACATTATCATCCTGTCCACGATCCCCGCACGCGGTGTGATCGTGACCGCGGCAGGCGACGAGGTCGATTTCGTGTCTCGCTTCTTTGCGCCGCAATCGGGCATTGACGAAGATCCCGTGACCGGCTCCGCGCACACCACGCTCATCCCCTACTGGGCCGAAAAACTGTCCAAAACGAAACTCAATGCCCGTCAGCTATCACGCCGCGGCGGCTTTCTGAAATGCGAGCTGGACGGCGAACGCGTATTCATCGGCGGCCAGGCAAAACTATACCTCAAAGGCGAAATACTGGTA